A part of Paenibacillus donghaensis genomic DNA contains:
- a CDS encoding peptidylprolyl isomerase, which produces MDKKDLNENEHQNDNGTTEESNTFENNKAPAPADSAAAPELIKAKPAANVPVMNKVGQTPPGTPSTPGKGGKGWMITSLALAVVLIIVLIKPPFQKTDSATTVASVNGTDITKEQLYDKLLEAGGESTLQGLITTSLVDQEAEKAKVTVTDADIEAEIKDLTAQFGGEEALNAALTQSSMTLDDLKEQMPLQIKVRKILEPQIKITDEDIKKYFDENKATYNVEEQVRASHILVKTQAEADAILKQLKDGADFAALAQEKSIDPVSAAQGGDLDFFTRSMMVQEFSDAAFKLKTGDLSGVVKSEKGYHIIKATDHKDAHSYTLDEKKEEIRKLLIQKKVSEMSATWMEETTSKAKITNSLTDTDKPEVSPAASPAATAEPAKK; this is translated from the coding sequence ATGGACAAAAAAGATCTGAACGAAAATGAACACCAGAACGACAATGGGACGACGGAGGAATCAAACACCTTCGAGAATAATAAAGCTCCTGCCCCTGCAGATTCCGCTGCAGCGCCGGAATTAATCAAGGCTAAGCCTGCCGCAAATGTTCCCGTGATGAACAAAGTAGGACAAACTCCACCGGGAACGCCATCAACTCCAGGCAAAGGCGGCAAGGGCTGGATGATCACTTCACTGGCACTCGCTGTGGTGCTTATCATTGTATTGATTAAACCGCCATTCCAGAAGACTGATTCTGCAACAACCGTTGCGTCTGTAAATGGTACCGATATAACCAAAGAACAGCTGTACGATAAATTGCTCGAAGCAGGCGGCGAGAGTACTCTGCAAGGTCTGATTACAACCAGTCTGGTTGATCAGGAAGCCGAGAAGGCCAAGGTTACTGTAACCGATGCCGACATCGAAGCTGAAATCAAGGATCTTACCGCACAATTCGGCGGCGAAGAAGCCTTGAATGCCGCACTGACCCAGAGCTCGATGACCCTTGATGACCTCAAAGAGCAAATGCCGCTGCAGATCAAAGTACGCAAGATTCTGGAGCCGCAGATCAAGATTACGGACGAGGATATCAAAAAATATTTCGACGAGAACAAAGCCACTTACAATGTTGAGGAACAAGTTCGCGCTTCCCATATCCTGGTTAAGACCCAGGCTGAAGCCGACGCCATTCTCAAACAGCTGAAGGATGGCGCAGATTTCGCTGCCCTTGCCCAGGAGAAATCAATTGACCCTGTTTCAGCGGCCCAAGGCGGGGACCTCGATTTCTTCACCCGTTCAATGATGGTACAGGAATTCTCCGATGCTGCCTTTAAGCTCAAGACTGGAGACTTAAGCGGCGTAGTTAAGAGTGAAAAAGGCTACCACATTATTAAGGCGACAGATCATAAGGATGCCCACAGCTATACTCTGGATGAGAAGAAAGAAGAAATCCGCAAGCTGCTGATCCAGAAGAAGGTCAGCGAAATGTCCGCTACTTGGATGGAAGAAACTACAAGCAAAGCTAAGATTACCAACTCGTTAACGGACACCGACAAACCTGAGGTTTCCCCAGCAGCCTCTCCGGCAGCTACAGCTGAACCAGCTAAAAAGTAA
- a CDS encoding phosphatase PAP2 family protein — MGFGACFVFIAVLVQLDRAAAFDLAIIHAVQSAESAPLTSLAKSLSLVGSTQLAIVISLVVMGLLFLLLKHRVEIVLFLWVGLGSQVLNTLMKLWFRRERPDLHRMIEQAGFSFPSGHSMAAFSLYGVTAFLLWRHLRSRRERVVLILLVVFMTGGIGWSRIYLGVHYPSDVIGGYAVSGAWLMLSITLFQKYRESREKKNRNGKRI, encoded by the coding sequence TTGGGATTTGGGGCTTGCTTCGTCTTCATTGCCGTGCTTGTCCAACTGGACCGGGCAGCTGCCTTCGATCTTGCGATAATCCATGCTGTCCAGTCTGCGGAATCTGCGCCGCTTACTTCACTGGCGAAGTCACTGTCTCTTGTAGGGTCCACCCAGCTTGCGATAGTTATTTCATTAGTGGTAATGGGACTGCTGTTCCTGCTGCTGAAGCACCGTGTGGAGATCGTGTTGTTCCTGTGGGTGGGACTAGGTTCGCAGGTGCTGAATACGCTGATGAAGCTCTGGTTCCGCCGGGAGCGTCCCGATCTTCACCGGATGATCGAACAGGCGGGCTTCAGCTTTCCCAGCGGGCATTCCATGGCTGCTTTCTCCCTGTACGGTGTGACTGCTTTTTTGTTGTGGCGCCATCTCAGGTCCAGGCGTGAACGGGTGGTGCTGATTCTGCTCGTGGTCTTCATGACCGGCGGCATTGGCTGGAGCCGGATTTATCTGGGGGTTCACTATCCAAGTGATGTGATCGGCGGGTATGCGGTAAGCGGGGCCTGGCTGATGTTGTCGATAACCTTGTTTCAGAAATACAGGGAGTCCAGAGAGAAGAAGAATCGCAACGGTAAGCGGATTTAA
- a CDS encoding MarR family winged helix-turn-helix transcriptional regulator has product MLGSAYRRISTLFARALKPYGITPEQWSVLFLVAGREGINQKEVAAAAAKDQPTTARIVDLLLKKGFLEKSVSPSDRRAFLLNATAAGKQLLVETLPLEQQNFNAAVAGLSASRLEELRAMLELIHDNTGNMDHEQEN; this is encoded by the coding sequence ATGCTTGGCTCTGCCTACCGCAGAATAAGCACTCTATTTGCCCGTGCCCTGAAGCCTTACGGTATTACCCCGGAGCAGTGGTCTGTGCTGTTCCTGGTAGCCGGACGCGAAGGCATCAACCAGAAGGAGGTGGCTGCAGCAGCAGCCAAGGATCAGCCAACCACGGCGCGGATTGTTGACTTGCTGCTGAAGAAAGGCTTCCTGGAGAAGTCAGTCAGCCCTTCCGACCGGCGTGCTTTTCTGCTGAATGCAACGGCTGCCGGCAAGCAACTCCTGGTGGAGACGCTGCCGCTGGAGCAACAGAACTTCAATGCCGCCGTTGCCGGCCTCTCGGCTTCACGGCTGGAGGAGCTGCGCGCCATGCTGGAGCTTATCCACGACAATACCGGAAATATGGATCACGAACAGGAGAACTGA
- the helD gene encoding RNA polymerase recycling motor HelD gives MDNQNSEWEAEQERVSGVTRLLAAHIQHLSQELGLHRSDVVDMRKDFWEEVTVNFSSPDDLGETSTSLRQQAQILNERERHHLQSSKALKKYKKLVTSPYFGRIDFTERPDGTSEQIYLGIGSLMEDNGTFLIYDWRAPISSLYYDGAPGPAVYQTPGGEVAGTMDLKRQFVIHDGTIEVMFDTGMTIGDELLQQVLSHSADDRMKSIVATIQKEQNAIIRNDRTRMLVVQGAAGSGKTSAALQRVAYLLYKYREVLQADQMLLFSPNPLFNSYVSTVLPELGEENMQQTTFQMYLEHRLGSEFQLEDVFNQTEKLLNAPDSSEASVRRDGIAYKSSVVFLDVIRTFATTLENSGMRFKPLTFQGRAIVTKEEMQQQFYSYDPAIKLANRVELMTGWLLKRIAAFSVEERSAAWVEDQIELLDSSDYHRAYQMLRRKSGGRQESFDDFELEKEMLARYLISQRLKPLRVWTKRGRFVDVKGLYSSLFEGREYIESLSGGKPLPASWENICGQTLESLSVNELAYEDATPFLYLKELSQGFRTNTLIRHVIVDEVQDYSPFQLEFMRRLFPRAKMTVLGDLNQAIYAQGEVLGDLAGLVSVYGEENTEVISLTRSYRSTYEIVEFTRAMIPGGEKIVPFNRRGEEPQLSRVSSEAELLDSVEQDIRKLQDLGYHYVAVICKTAEESAHVHAELKGRLPVRLVTKDTPNFQKGALVLPAYLAKGVEFDAVIIYDGSAERYGRESERKLFYTACTRAMHLLHIYSLGQPSAFLPERVLQAAGNESVAVQ, from the coding sequence ATGGATAATCAAAACAGCGAATGGGAAGCAGAGCAGGAACGGGTAAGCGGAGTAACTAGACTCCTCGCCGCCCATATTCAGCACCTCTCCCAGGAGCTTGGTCTCCACCGGAGTGATGTAGTTGATATGCGCAAGGACTTCTGGGAAGAGGTAACGGTCAATTTCAGCAGTCCCGACGATCTGGGCGAGACCTCGACCAGCTTGCGGCAGCAAGCCCAGATCCTGAATGAACGCGAACGGCATCATCTTCAATCCAGCAAAGCGCTCAAAAAATATAAAAAACTGGTTACCTCACCGTATTTCGGCAGAATTGACTTCACCGAACGGCCGGATGGAACTTCCGAGCAGATCTATCTGGGAATCGGCTCATTGATGGAGGATAACGGTACCTTCCTCATCTATGACTGGCGTGCTCCGATCTCTAGCCTCTATTATGACGGTGCTCCCGGACCGGCAGTGTATCAAACGCCGGGAGGCGAGGTGGCAGGCACGATGGATCTGAAACGCCAGTTTGTGATTCATGACGGAACGATCGAGGTGATGTTCGACACCGGCATGACCATCGGGGATGAGCTGCTGCAGCAGGTGCTAAGCCATAGTGCCGATGACCGGATGAAGAGCATCGTGGCCACAATCCAGAAGGAGCAGAATGCGATTATCCGCAATGACAGAACCCGCATGCTGGTGGTGCAGGGGGCGGCGGGCAGCGGCAAAACCTCCGCAGCACTGCAGCGGGTAGCTTATCTGCTGTATAAATACCGTGAAGTGCTGCAAGCCGACCAGATGCTGCTGTTCTCGCCGAATCCGCTGTTCAACAGTTATGTATCGACCGTGCTCCCGGAGCTGGGGGAGGAGAATATGCAGCAGACTACCTTCCAGATGTATCTGGAGCACCGCCTCGGCAGTGAGTTCCAGCTGGAGGATGTGTTCAATCAGACGGAGAAGCTGCTGAATGCTCCGGATAGTTCCGAAGCTTCCGTGCGCAGAGACGGGATAGCCTACAAATCCTCTGTGGTGTTCTTGGATGTAATCCGTACATTTGCGACTACGCTGGAGAACAGCGGAATGCGCTTTAAGCCGCTGACCTTCCAGGGGAGAGCGATCGTAACCAAAGAAGAAATGCAGCAGCAGTTCTACAGCTATGATCCGGCGATCAAGCTGGCTAACCGGGTGGAACTGATGACAGGCTGGCTGCTCAAGCGGATTGCTGCGTTCAGTGTAGAGGAGCGGAGTGCGGCTTGGGTGGAGGATCAGATCGAGCTGCTGGATTCGAGCGACTATCACCGGGCATACCAGATGCTGCGGCGCAAGAGCGGCGGGAGGCAGGAGAGCTTTGACGATTTCGAGCTGGAAAAAGAAATGCTGGCCCGCTATCTGATCAGCCAGAGGCTGAAACCGCTGCGGGTGTGGACCAAGCGGGGGCGCTTCGTGGATGTGAAGGGCCTGTACAGCAGTCTGTTCGAAGGCCGTGAATACATCGAGAGCTTAAGCGGCGGCAAGCCGCTTCCGGCGAGCTGGGAGAATATCTGCGGTCAAACCCTGGAATCCTTATCTGTGAATGAACTGGCATATGAGGATGCCACTCCATTCTTATATCTGAAAGAACTGAGTCAGGGCTTCCGCACCAATACGCTGATCCGCCATGTCATTGTGGATGAGGTGCAGGATTATTCCCCCTTCCAGCTGGAGTTCATGCGGCGGCTGTTCCCGCGGGCCAAAATGACTGTGCTGGGTGACTTGAACCAGGCCATCTATGCCCAGGGCGAGGTGCTGGGCGATCTGGCAGGGCTGGTCAGTGTGTACGGGGAGGAGAATACGGAAGTGATCTCCTTGACGCGGAGCTACCGTTCCACCTATGAGATCGTGGAATTTACCCGTGCTATGATACCAGGCGGCGAGAAGATAGTACCGTTTAACCGGCGTGGAGAGGAGCCCCAGCTGAGTAGGGTCTCCAGTGAGGCTGAGCTGCTGGATTCGGTAGAACAGGATATCCGCAAGCTGCAGGATCTGGGTTATCATTATGTGGCTGTCATCTGCAAGACTGCGGAGGAGAGCGCACATGTACACGCTGAGCTGAAGGGAAGGCTGCCAGTAAGGCTGGTCACCAAGGATACACCGAACTTCCAAAAGGGTGCGCTGGTGCTTCCAGCGTATCTGGCCAAAGGCGTGGAGTTTGACGCAGTCATTATCTATGATGGGTCGGCAGAGCGTTACGGCCGCGAGAGTGAGCGCAAGCTGTTCTATACGGCTTGCACCCGGGCCATGCATCTGCTGCATATTTACAGCTTGGGCCAGCCCAGCGCCTTTTTGCCTGAACGCGTTCTGCAAGCAGCAGGCAACGAATCGGTAGCTGTACAATAA
- a CDS encoding FUSC family protein, producing MAFGARILKTGLAVTLALYMSALLQFSSPVGAAIAAIFAMQPSIYRSWRYFLDQIQTSTIGAVLALLGGMLLSNEPIAVGLVCILVIMISMKMNRGDTIGLTLVTVISVMEASGQWEFALTRFLLTLTGIVSAFVINISVFPPQPRKQYIKQIENVFSSLSLLLRTAVSHEMKESVFRDEKNTLEGSIKSLADKYSLFEEEQKQLRRAKYSQTRQMVVYKNLLSSLQKGYEVLEAIERHYFQAERSEGTDRLFDLHLEQLIKSHEHILLKFEDKLKRGAADTQPLEEDNDRFLEAAINGYNPEKAGQLRLSVVAAAIYDYGYQLERLDRVAEQINRVNGEDKEESQGL from the coding sequence TTGGCTTTTGGTGCCCGTATTCTCAAAACCGGGTTGGCAGTAACACTAGCTCTTTATATGTCCGCGCTGCTGCAATTCTCTTCTCCCGTGGGTGCGGCGATTGCCGCTATTTTTGCAATGCAGCCCTCGATCTACCGTTCTTGGCGCTATTTCCTGGATCAGATTCAGACCAGCACCATTGGGGCCGTTCTGGCGCTGCTGGGAGGGATGCTGCTGTCCAATGAACCGATTGCCGTCGGTCTGGTTTGTATTTTGGTTATAATGATCAGTATGAAGATGAACCGGGGGGATACGATCGGCCTGACGCTGGTCACCGTTATTTCCGTAATGGAAGCCTCCGGCCAATGGGAATTCGCGCTGACCCGCTTCTTGCTGACTCTGACGGGGATTGTCTCCGCGTTTGTGATTAACATCAGTGTATTCCCACCACAGCCGCGCAAGCAGTATATCAAACAGATTGAGAATGTATTCTCCAGCCTGTCGCTGCTGTTGCGCACAGCGGTGTCGCATGAGATGAAGGAAAGTGTATTTCGTGACGAGAAGAACACGCTGGAAGGCTCCATCAAGTCACTGGCTGATAAATACAGCTTGTTCGAAGAGGAGCAGAAGCAGCTGCGTCGCGCCAAATACAGCCAAACCCGGCAAATGGTCGTTTACAAAAATTTATTGTCTTCGCTGCAGAAGGGCTATGAGGTGCTTGAGGCGATTGAGCGCCATTATTTCCAGGCGGAGAGGTCTGAAGGGACAGATCGGCTATTTGACCTCCATCTGGAGCAGCTGATTAAATCTCACGAGCATATTCTGCTGAAATTTGAAGATAAGCTGAAGCGGGGGGCCGCGGATACCCAGCCGCTGGAGGAGGATAACGACCGCTTCCTGGAAGCGGCCATCAACGGCTACAACCCGGAGAAGGCAGGCCAGCTGAGACTCTCGGTGGTGGCAGCGGCGATCTATGATTACGGCTATCAGTTGGAACGGCTGGACCGCGTAGCCGAACAGATCAACCGGGTTAATGGTGAGGATAAGGAAGAATCACAGGGATTATAA
- the hfq gene encoding RNA chaperone Hfq, which produces MESLKLQERLLNQFISTKVPVTIFTTNGVKMQGLVTSYDAYTITLHGQGDGRQNVLFKSAVSTIVPLKPVSLKS; this is translated from the coding sequence GTGGAAAGTCTAAAATTGCAGGAGCGTTTGTTGAACCAGTTCATCTCAACAAAAGTACCCGTGACGATCTTTACTACGAACGGAGTCAAAATGCAAGGGCTTGTAACCTCTTATGATGCGTATACCATTACCTTGCACGGCCAGGGTGACGGACGGCAGAATGTGCTGTTCAAATCTGCGGTATCCACTATTGTACCGCTGAAGCCCGTATCACTCAAATCATAA
- a CDS encoding lactonase family protein: protein MNSHNRQLIFTGSYASTGESGVEVFEFNAEAGGTLLRLDGVQGLTNPTFLNVDATASRLYAIAEKSNGAGGKEGEVVTFRIDPKSGTLEELGRLTTMPAAGTAQTTTCHIARDPQRPFVIVCSYHGGSIGLIELDEDKLASRLTDVAQHSGHGSHPERQDRPHPHSAVFSPDGNYVFVSDLGLDLIRSYRINAEAKTLEAHKDTKLHAGAGPRHFVFHPDGRSAYVINEVDSTVTSFTYEPETGTLHPVSTVSTLPEDFIGENICAEIALSQDGSYLYGSNRGHDSLVVYKVDSATAEISVIEHVPTRGGHPRHFALTADGGYLIVANRDANNLVVFTVDAQSGRLDFTGNTAEVSKPVCVKPVIFQG, encoded by the coding sequence ATGAACAGCCACAACAGACAATTGATATTCACAGGATCCTATGCAAGCACGGGGGAAAGCGGCGTAGAGGTATTCGAATTCAATGCGGAGGCGGGAGGCACCTTGCTGCGGCTGGACGGAGTGCAAGGATTAACCAATCCCACATTTCTGAATGTAGATGCCACTGCTTCACGACTATATGCCATCGCGGAGAAAAGCAACGGTGCAGGAGGGAAGGAAGGAGAGGTCGTTACCTTCAGGATTGATCCAAAGAGCGGCACGCTGGAGGAGCTGGGCCGGCTTACTACAATGCCTGCCGCCGGCACTGCGCAGACTACAACCTGTCATATTGCCAGAGATCCGCAGCGCCCTTTTGTAATTGTGTGCAGCTATCATGGAGGCAGTATTGGCCTGATCGAGCTGGATGAGGACAAGCTGGCGAGCCGCTTGACCGATGTTGCCCAGCACAGCGGCCATGGCAGTCATCCCGAGCGCCAGGACCGTCCGCACCCGCATTCAGCAGTGTTCAGCCCGGACGGCAATTATGTGTTTGTCTCAGATCTTGGCCTGGACCTGATTCGCTCCTACCGCATTAACGCCGAGGCCAAGACGCTGGAGGCGCATAAGGATACCAAGCTGCATGCGGGTGCAGGACCGCGCCACTTTGTGTTTCACCCGGACGGCCGTTCTGCTTATGTTATTAATGAAGTGGATTCCACTGTCACTTCGTTTACTTATGAACCGGAGACGGGTACACTGCACCCAGTAAGCACTGTCTCCACCCTGCCGGAGGATTTCATAGGCGAGAATATCTGTGCAGAAATCGCCCTGTCTCAGGATGGAAGCTATCTGTACGGCTCCAACCGCGGGCATGACAGTCTGGTTGTGTACAAGGTAGATAGTGCCACGGCAGAAATTAGCGTGATTGAGCATGTGCCGACCCGGGGCGGACACCCGCGCCATTTCGCGTTGACCGCTGACGGAGGGTATCTGATTGTGGCTAACCGCGATGCCAATAATCTGGTTGTGTTTACTGTAGACGCACAGAGCGGCCGGCTTGACTTCACAGGCAACACAGCAGAAGTGTCCAAGCCGGTATGTGTCAAGCCTGTGATCTTTCAGGGGTAG
- a CDS encoding nitroreductase family protein, whose amino-acid sequence MSTNFFEAVKGRRSVYAISKESTVSDAKIQEIVELAVLHSPTSFNSQSSRAVVLLGEQHDKLWDITADALRKIVPTEQFEGTAQKLASFKAGYGSVLYFEDQTVVKSLQENFALYADNFPVWANQSSGILQFVVWTALAEEGMGASLQHYNPLIDDEVKKEWGIPQEWKLIAEMPFGKPVTAPGEKEFQPIEDRVKIHK is encoded by the coding sequence ATGTCTACAAATTTCTTTGAAGCGGTAAAAGGCAGACGTTCCGTGTATGCCATCAGTAAAGAATCTACAGTATCGGATGCAAAAATCCAGGAGATTGTGGAATTGGCCGTTCTACATAGCCCTACCTCATTTAACTCCCAAAGCTCAAGAGCCGTTGTGCTGCTGGGTGAGCAGCATGATAAACTGTGGGATATTACAGCGGATGCTTTGCGCAAAATTGTGCCAACCGAGCAATTCGAGGGCACTGCGCAGAAACTGGCTTCATTTAAGGCCGGATATGGCTCTGTATTGTACTTTGAAGATCAGACGGTAGTGAAATCTTTGCAGGAGAATTTCGCGCTCTATGCTGACAACTTCCCGGTGTGGGCTAACCAATCTTCCGGAATTCTGCAGTTTGTTGTGTGGACGGCGTTGGCTGAGGAAGGCATGGGCGCTTCGCTGCAGCATTACAATCCACTGATTGACGATGAAGTGAAGAAAGAGTGGGGGATTCCGCAGGAGTGGAAGCTGATCGCAGAGATGCCGTTCGGCAAGCCGGTTACTGCACCAGGCGAGAAGGAATTCCAGCCGATTGAAGACCGTGTGAAGATCCATAAATAA
- a CDS encoding MFS transporter: MKDKKWDLLALASIPLIMTLSNSMLLPILPQISRELGISAFQVSMLITVYGLMAIVMIPVAGYLSDRFGRKKIILPSLIIAAAGGAVCVAAAWFMNGVDAYWVILGGRLLQGIGAAGAFPIVLPFVGDLFSDEREVSRSLGIIETSNTFGKVLSPILGAYLGLLLWYAPFIAIPVLCLISFGLVLFLVKKPKRQEEAEPQGIKEFMGGIVRILHEKGRWLYAIFAIGGICMFVTFGVQFYLSEILESKYEMHGARKGFVLAIPLALLCLASYGTGKIMGQNKARMKWLGFSGMVLVTGAMLAAGFHEGIFYGVACMAAGGIGIGVALPCMDALITEGIEKENSGTITSLYSSMRFIGVSLGPPAVSLLLPRGHGLLFGTMAAAGAVGGLLTLFAVTPGKGEKEQPDPAEAGKSDKQFRPQRAR, translated from the coding sequence ATGAAGGACAAGAAGTGGGACCTGCTGGCGCTTGCCTCCATCCCGCTGATAATGACGCTGAGCAACTCCATGCTGCTGCCCATTCTACCGCAAATTTCACGGGAGCTGGGCATTTCTGCTTTTCAAGTGAGTATGCTGATTACTGTATATGGCCTAATGGCAATTGTGATGATTCCGGTAGCCGGCTATCTGTCCGACCGTTTCGGACGGAAGAAGATCATATTGCCAAGCCTGATTATTGCCGCTGCGGGCGGGGCTGTCTGTGTGGCTGCCGCCTGGTTCATGAACGGAGTGGACGCATATTGGGTTATTCTGGGCGGACGCCTGCTGCAAGGAATCGGAGCGGCGGGAGCTTTTCCCATTGTGCTTCCATTCGTGGGCGACTTGTTCAGCGATGAACGCGAGGTCAGCCGAAGTCTGGGCATTATTGAAACCTCCAACACCTTCGGCAAGGTATTGAGTCCGATTCTGGGGGCGTATTTGGGACTGCTGCTATGGTATGCGCCTTTTATTGCGATTCCGGTGCTGTGCCTTATTTCATTTGGGCTGGTGCTGTTTCTGGTTAAGAAGCCGAAGCGCCAGGAAGAAGCCGAACCGCAGGGGATCAAGGAGTTTATGGGCGGGATTGTCCGCATTTTGCATGAAAAAGGACGCTGGTTATATGCCATCTTCGCGATTGGCGGCATCTGCATGTTTGTCACCTTTGGTGTCCAGTTCTATTTGTCGGAGATTCTGGAGTCGAAATATGAGATGCATGGGGCGAGGAAGGGGTTTGTGCTGGCGATTCCATTGGCTCTGCTCTGTCTGGCCTCCTATGGAACCGGCAAGATTATGGGCCAGAACAAGGCCCGGATGAAATGGCTGGGCTTCAGCGGAATGGTGCTGGTGACCGGAGCGATGCTGGCGGCAGGATTTCATGAGGGAATCTTTTATGGGGTTGCTTGCATGGCGGCAGGTGGTATCGGCATTGGAGTAGCTCTGCCTTGCATGGATGCTTTGATTACAGAGGGGATAGAAAAAGAAAACAGCGGCACCATCACCTCGCTGTACAGCAGCATGCGCTTCATAGGGGTGTCGCTGGGACCTCCTGCAGTATCGCTGCTGCTGCCGCGAGGGCATGGGTTGCTGTTCGGCACGATGGCCGCCGCAGGGGCGGTCGGCGGGCTGCTGACTTTGTTCGCGGTGACGCCGGGCAAAGGAGAGAAGGAGCAGCCGGACCCTGCCGAAGCCGGCAAGTCCGACAAGCAGTTTCGCCCGCAGCGCGCCCGCTGA
- a CDS encoding LytTR family transcriptional regulator DNA-binding domain-containing protein, whose amino-acid sequence MSSILLEARNVYEDFEVETDILFFKVGDHDQVIFHGRNYNIKKRMTAEQLNRLLSHSSYYHVYGSCYVNLNKISSIEDDCIYFGQMGLYAKNVRVPRRKQDNIRHMLKNLGS is encoded by the coding sequence ATGAGTAGCATCCTGCTGGAAGCCAGAAACGTATATGAGGACTTCGAGGTGGAAACGGACATTCTGTTCTTTAAGGTCGGAGACCATGACCAGGTCATTTTTCACGGCAGAAATTATAATATTAAAAAGAGAATGACTGCCGAGCAACTAAACCGCCTGCTATCTCATTCAAGTTATTATCACGTCTATGGCAGCTGTTATGTGAATCTGAACAAGATCAGCTCCATAGAGGACGACTGCATCTACTTCGGACAAATGGGCTTGTACGCCAAGAACGTGCGAGTTCCCAGACGGAAGCAGGACAACATCCGCCACATGCTGAAGAATCTGGGTTCTTAG
- a CDS encoding MFS transporter — MNTATERLWTKSFLMLTLCNLLLFIGLQMTLSTLPAYAKQSLQATSFQISLVTGLFALSAIAARLFSAKAMEKGGRNLLLYLGLALSLTAVGGYYWAGSMLSLLLLRMLFGIGFGMASTAFPTMASDVIPVRRMGEGMGYFGLSTSLAMSAGPLIGLSLLQGPGFGSLLLCTLAVIALIVPLTYRLTSKLPARHVEPAAIVEDGPSGTGHLRKLALPCLLNFLLSVSYGGLLGFLALYGLEAGLTHVAYFFLFNAVAVVFIRPISGRIYDRFGPAALLIPGSLFIIAGLFLLSYASSTTALFPAALCYGIGFGSMQPSLQTWMIQAVPPRQRGLANGMYLNSLDLGVAAGSMLLGSIALFTSYAAMYRYSALAPALLLVLYAAALLWQRRRSGGTGHLLPPGQPAAE, encoded by the coding sequence ATGAATACTGCAACCGAACGATTATGGACCAAATCCTTTCTTATGCTAACCCTATGCAATCTGCTGCTGTTTATCGGACTGCAGATGACCTTATCCACTCTGCCCGCCTATGCCAAGCAGTCGCTGCAGGCCACCTCCTTCCAGATCAGCCTGGTCACCGGCTTGTTCGCCTTAAGTGCAATCGCCGCACGGCTATTCTCGGCCAAAGCCATGGAGAAGGGCGGCCGGAACCTGCTGCTCTACCTTGGCCTGGCCCTCAGCCTGACAGCTGTCGGCGGCTACTACTGGGCAGGCAGCATGCTGTCTCTGCTGCTGCTGCGGATGCTGTTCGGCATTGGCTTCGGTATGGCCAGCACCGCCTTTCCCACGATGGCTTCGGATGTGATTCCGGTCCGCCGGATGGGCGAGGGCATGGGCTATTTCGGCTTATCCACCAGCCTGGCGATGTCTGCCGGACCGCTGATTGGCCTCAGCCTGCTCCAGGGTCCCGGCTTCGGCTCTTTGCTGCTATGCACGCTGGCCGTGATCGCCCTGATCGTGCCGCTGACCTACAGACTAACCTCCAAGCTGCCTGCGCGGCATGTAGAGCCGGCTGCCATAGTAGAGGATGGGCCATCCGGCACCGGGCACCTGCGCAAGCTCGCCCTGCCTTGCCTGCTGAACTTCCTGCTGTCCGTTTCGTACGGCGGACTGCTTGGATTCCTCGCGTTATACGGGCTGGAAGCAGGCCTGACGCATGTGGCCTATTTCTTCCTGTTCAACGCTGTTGCCGTAGTATTTATCCGCCCCATCTCAGGCCGGATCTATGACCGTTTCGGGCCGGCCGCCCTGCTGATCCCGGGCAGTCTGTTTATTATCGCTGGCCTGTTCCTGCTCTCCTACGCCTCATCCACCACTGCCTTGTTCCCGGCAGCGCTCTGTTACGGCATTGGCTTCGGCTCCATGCAGCCTTCGCTGCAGACCTGGATGATCCAGGCCGTTCCGCCACGCCAGCGGGGGCTGGCCAACGGAATGTACCTCAACTCGCTGGATCTCGGCGTGGCCGCCGGCTCCATGCTGCTGGGCTCCATTGCCTTGTTCACCAGCTACGCGGCCATGTACAGGTACTCCGCGCTGGCTCCCGCCCTGCTGCTCGTTCTGTATGCGGCGGCGTTACTCTGGCAGCGCCGCCGCTCCGGCGGCACCGGTCATCTGCTGCCGCCGGGCCAGCCCGCAGCAGAGTAA